Genomic segment of Leifsonia sp. Root1293:
CAGCCGTCGTGATCGGCGGAACCAGCCTCTTCGGTGGGCGCGGCACGGTCTGGGGCACCCTCCTCGGTGCGCTGATCGTCGGCGTCTTCCGCAACGGGCTCTCGCTCGCCGGACTCGACGTGCTCTGGCAGACCTTCGCGGTCGGCGTGCTCATCATCGTGGCCGTCGCCGTCGACCAGTGGATCCGAAAGGTACGCAAATGACCATCGCAGAAGACACCGCGGCAGCTCCGGCGCCGGCGGAGACGCGCAAGCCCATCCTCGAGGCCAAGCGCCTCGTGAAGACCTTCGGCAGGGTCGTCGGCCTCGACGGAGTGAGCCTGCAGCTCTACCCCGGAGAGGTGCTCGCCATCATCGGCGACAACGGAGCCGGCAAGTCGACCCTGGTCAAGTGCCTGACCGGTGCCGAGATCCCCGACGAGGGCGAGTTGTTCCTCGACGGCAACCCGGTCTCGTTCAAGCGCCCGCAGGACGCCAGGGCCGCCGGTATCGAGACCGTGTACCAGAACCTCGCCGTGTCGCCGGCCCTCGACGTCGCCTCCAACCTGTTCCTCGGGCGCGAGGTGCGCAAGAAGGGCATCCTCGGCTCGCTGTTCCGGGTGGTCGACGCCAAGGGCATGCGCAAGATGGCCCGCGACGAGTTGACCGAACTCGGCATCAGCACCCTGCAGGACGTGACCGTTCCGGTCGAGAACCTCTCCGGTGGGCAGCGCCAGGCCGTCGCCGTGGCCCGAGCCGCGGCCTTCGGATCCAAGGTCGTCGTACTCGACGAACCCACGGCGGCACTCGGCGTGCGCGAGTCCGGCCAGGTGCTCCAGCTGGTCAAGAACCTGCGCGACAAGGGCATCCCGGTCATCCTCATCAGCCACAACATGCCGCAGGTCTTCGACGTGGCCGACCGCATCCACATCCAGCGACTGGGCAAGCGTGCGGCGACCATCACGCCGCAGTCGCATTCGATGACGGATGCCGTTGCCATCATGACCGGCGCACGCACGGCGTGAGCGCCTCAGAGTCCGA
This window contains:
- a CDS encoding ATP-binding cassette domain-containing protein, with product MTIAEDTAAAPAPAETRKPILEAKRLVKTFGRVVGLDGVSLQLYPGEVLAIIGDNGAGKSTLVKCLTGAEIPDEGELFLDGNPVSFKRPQDARAAGIETVYQNLAVSPALDVASNLFLGREVRKKGILGSLFRVVDAKGMRKMARDELTELGISTLQDVTVPVENLSGGQRQAVAVARAAAFGSKVVVLDEPTAALGVRESGQVLQLVKNLRDKGIPVILISHNMPQVFDVADRIHIQRLGKRAATITPQSHSMTDAVAIMTGARTA